TTCTAATTATGATTTAAAATTTCTTAAATCTGAAATTATTGAATTAGTTTCTAAACCTTTAAGAAGGCCATAATTTTATTgtcacaaatatattaatgattgctccgatatttcatatttttaatttattttttatttatttttaatttattttttaacaccGTGTATTTCCAAAATGCAGTGGAACTTACTgatcaaattttttttaataaatttttttttgtattttttgtttgGAAAAGTTTCCAAATTTCGTATAAATAAGcgcatatattataactgTGCAAATTTAGTAATATGGTTGTACATAACATAtcatatatacttatttgGGTGTATGTATGTTTATGTGTATCCCCACGTGTATATGTATGTTTTCAAgcgaattttattttatattaacaatatagattaaaaatattaatgtatatattattgtctTGTcatagtattatatataaaaaaacataataataaaataacataattttatgCATTTTCAATttcctttaaaaaaattttggtAATTTAAATGTGggaaattattttcataactATAATACTTCAAATTAGCAAATTCTttgaattataattttttgtttggTTTTGATATGTCTATGCCATTTTTAGAGCGGCATAATAATTATAGggaaagaaaaaagaaaaaaaaaatatatataaatacatatcaatgtacataattatttatattatattaatatatactcCTTAGGTGATCATAAGCATATAACATATAGATTATTGAATATATTTGCCTTTTAACGATGTTTTACAattaatttatgaaaattataaataaggAATTTTATATTCTCTGAATTAGTATATAGTTGTCTCTGttctaaaaaatacaaaaaaacaaaataaaaaaaaaaaaaaaaaaaaaaaaaaaaaaaaaaaaaataaaaaataaaaaaaaataataaataaaaaataaaaaaaacgataACCTTgctatatacattatttttatttatgattaATAATACAACTATTAAGttgttaaataaaatatttgatttttaattattattaaaatatggaAAGTTACCCTGGTTATATGTTTCTTTTATTACCCCAATTAAAACGTATTTGTATAACTTCTAATATATTTGACTTATCTAAAAATGcattaaacattttttaatattataaaataaaataaactaGTTATTTGTAAGAATAGatatgattattattttttttaatattaaccTTTAGATTGATATATGTATCAAACTTAGTGTTTTTAGGAGtcttattttattgtttacgaaaatgatgaatattatattatcgtTTTTCATATTAGTGATTTCTATAAATGTTAAAGGTGCTACATTTCAAGATGAAGATAATAACATTCCCAAACCAATTGCATATATTTCGCTAGCTCAACCAACTGCAGTATTTCCacatgataaaaaaaaacatactaAATATTTAGATTTAATTAATAGTGTTTTAAGTGAGGAaacaaaacataaaatatacgGATTTGCAGGTGGCAATTATCATTGGGTTATAACAAACTTTGGCATATCTATAGATAATTCTAGTCTACGTTTGAAACTATATTTTTCTGACAAAAAAACTGAAGCATTAAAAATAGGAACACATTTTTTGTTATCTTATTTAATggataatattaaatacttAGTTTCACgatatatgcataaatatgattttgaaaaaaattatggtggtgatttaaaaaagttaGCTGAAGATTTAAAAGCTTTGATATATGATGAATTTGATCACAAATTTAAACACAACTTAATAAAATTCGAAAAAGAACCAGAAGATGAAAAGATCAATAAGAAGGGaaagaatatttttaaaactcTTGTACACAACTCAGATATAATAATTCAaggttattttattaaagtAAGAGAAGATGGAAACTATACAGATTTAACCAAATGTCTTAATGTTTAtttcaatataaatataagtaAAGGTAATGCAGATTCTAATTATGATTTAAAATTTCTTAAATCTGAAATTATTGAATTAGTTTCTAACCCTTTAAGGACATAATTTTATTgtcacaaatatattaatgattgtTCCTATAATTcatatcttttatttatttatttattatttattttttatttattatttattttttatcttatttttatcttatttttatttattttttattcactTTTTAACATTGAATATTTCCAAAATAAAGTAGAACTCActgacattttttttaattaaaatttgttttgtattttttgtttagAAAAGTTTTCAAAATTCGTATAAATAAGcgcatatattataactgtgcaaatatagtatatatgaTTGTACATAACATAtcatatatacttatttttcTGCGTAGAACTATATGTTTTCAAAAGATTTTTACTTTATATTGATAATATACAACGAAAAATATTAAGTGTCTTGGcatagtattatatataaaaaaaaatataataaaataacataattttatgCGTTTTCAATTTCCTTTAAAACAAAAGTTGGCAATTTAAATGCGGCAGAATGATTTTCATAACTGTAATACTTCAAGTTAGCAAACTCTTTGGATTCTAATTTTTTGTTTGGTTTTGACATGTCTGTGTCAGTTTTAGAGCAGCATAATAGTCCTatggaaagaaaaaaaaaaaaaaaaaaaaaaaaaaatatatatataattaaataaataaatatatatatatatatatacacaccaATGCACAAAATATAGAGTACAATTAATTATGCTGTTTTaatgcataatatatattttacaaaattcttgtgtttttttagtaaaataTAGCCTACCTATACATCCACATGGATACGTGGGAATACTAATATTTGCATATTcaacttttttaaataatttttttgcatATCCAATCATGCTTTTTATTGTTCCAACATGTATCCACATAGACTCGCACTATTATTCGGATGATaggaattattaaaaaaaaaaaaaaaaaaaaaaaaaaaatgaattagtAACAGAAAAGATAAagtgtattatatattacatagAAATAGAATTTGGtttgaaatataatttggcttgaaataaatatgatgacAACTAAGAAagaataagaataaaaatgaataccTGAGATACACAATATCCATTTGGTTTTAAAGCATTATATAACTTTTCATAAAAGTTTTGATTAAATAAACTTTCGGCGGGTCCTATAGGATCTGAACTATCTACAATTATAACATCATAAGTATTAGTTACATTTTCCAAAAATTTACTAGCATCctcaataaatatatttactcttttatcatcataaccacaacttatatttttaaaatattttttggaaaCTTCAATAACCATTTCATCAATTTCacaaatatctatattttcgatatgtttatatttacataattCTCTTATTATACCTCCATCTCCTCCTCCAACAACTAAAACATTCTTTGCTTCCTTACTTACGTTCATAGGAATATGTGCCATCATTTCATGGTATGCACATTCATCTTTTTCAGTGAGTTGTATAACACCATCTAAAATCAATACTCTTCCATATGTTGTACTATCAAATACGATAACATCCTATATAAATGGGAATgcgataataaaaaaataagtattAAAATGAAATGACCCATTTTGTAAAGGTATGGATTAACCAAATCAACCATCGTTTCAATGTGCAAACGGTTTggaatatgcatatatgtagtcataaaaaatgtgaaataaattataccTGAAATTTTGACTTTCCTtggtatataatttttttaatttccaAACTAAATGCCTGACCAGGCCACATTGGAGAAAATTCACTAAAccatttttttgaaaataaaaaatgtgcaaagttgaatttttttttcatatgatATAATGCTAAAGAGCATAGACCTCCAACCAAAACAATCGATAGTGCAGCCTTATTGTTTGTCATGAGCTTATCCATTTTGTTTGTTTAtttggttttatattatttgtatgctttctttttttaatatttttaatatttttaatattcctTATACTAtaatatttgaataaaaaaaatctgataaataaaaaatatatatataatatattctaTGCAAATGCTTATGTTTCCATTATATTGATTTATTCCACtactataacaatatttccaatctaaaaaataataattaatctATATGTAATGgatgttatattttaattatataactttatatctaaatatatatataaatttagcatggttcttttaaaaaatatatcccttatttaattaattataacataaaattatatatgcatattaaatgttttttttattgccTTTCCCCCCTTGTAAGTAGCGTTAAAATTTGCCTGcgtaataatgaaaaatatggcACTTTTTTATagcgatttttttttactatatatatataatatatattatatatatattttttccattatatacatattttttctattgtatatatttatttcatattatatgttttttttttttttttctcaacTTTTGCTTGCATATCCATtacataatattatatactatTAATTTTCGCACAATGCATTTcccaaaattatttttatttatttgttttttaatcaGAGTATGTAATaaagagaaaataaaaaccAGTACCATTTActattgtatattatatttttttttcttttgttcagaaatatttatgtattattttgaaaTGTACCACAGTTTATGTCGTTACATTTTTGCGATTTGTTAAATATGTGATGgcacaatatatataaatgaaaaggTGAAAATGAAAAGGTGAAAAATGAGGGGTGAAAATGAAAAGGTGAAAAATGAGGGGTGAAAATGAAAAGGTGAAAAATGAGGGGTGAAAATGAAAAGGTGAAAAATGAGGGGTGAAAATGAAAAGGTGAAAAATGAGGGGTGAAAATGAAAAGGTGAAAAATGAGGGGTGAAAATGAAAAGGTGAAAAATGAGGGGTGAAAATGAAAAGGTGAAAAATGAGGGGTGAAAATGAAAAGGTGAAAAATGAGGGGTGAAAATGAAAAGGTGAAAAATGAGGGGTGAAAATGAAAAGGTGAAAAGGTGAGaggtgaaaaaaatgagaggGTGAACAGGTGAAAGGGTGAGAGGGTGACAGGCTTTCCTTTTTTCATAACTTTATAttgttgtttttatttttatataaaatgtgaaAAGTGGCAtccttaaaaataataacgaaTCGACACTATGGCAATTTTCTTATATCATTCGAAAAAAAACACATATGTATgaattatgtaaaaaatattctttataatttagggataacgaaaaaaatatatgcagacatgtattatgcatatatgtatagaagaacaaatattaaaatacaGTACTTAAAAAAAGGGTgaacaaaattaatacaacCATATtgtgtatatacatataatatagtacataatttattattttacaaaaatcatatttataatatgaattagtctgaaatatataatttatttttaactttataTATCTGTTAAACGCTATACTACTATAAAGAATATAGAAATatgccattttttttttttttttttatttatcctttaatttgcatttatattatattgctTGTCTCTACTGGAAGCTTAATTTCTAACCCTTTGTTACTACTTCCCCAAAgtactgaaaaaaaaaaaaaaaaaaaaaaaaaagaattattaaatgtgcatatatataattaaatttttaattaaataaatatacaaagGAAAAAACTTTTTGGGATAAACAAACTTATAATACACTTTAGTAAATGTATtctcaaaataataattttatggtcccataaattattaacatgaaattatttattttatttatgccAACCAGCTTTTATATGATCTTTGTTATTCTTTCcttttaattctttttttggaatttctattacatattttgatttattatcatcttttgaatctttaatatattttattttaacaggaattttattattttctcgACTATATTTTAAACTGTCCATATTTCTAGTGTGAATAGTATTTTTTGGAAGTTCATTAAAAGTTACTTCTGTCTTAAAATTGCTATATCTCATATCTGTGATTGTAAAGatgtatgcatatgtatatatatatacatgtatttttttttgagcatatttttgcataaattttttttatttatttttggtttttatttgtattttttaccTGAAAAAATGTTTGGTTGATTTGGTTGATTTGGAACTAAGGGTTTCTTTACTATTGTTGTTTGGACATGTTTGGGGGTTCTAGATTTAAAacttttttgtatattatttgtaaTGTTATTTAAAACATCATAGAGTTTACATCCATTAGGATGTTTTTGCTCAATTTTATCATCGTCttgtttaaatttatttttatatttatcagGTAATGTTGTATAATATGGAATTTGCTTAATATTAGTTTCTTTATGAGgtaaatacatatttaaattttgtaGTTGAAATGgagataatatatttccatttatgttattaaaattataaatatcttttacaaaattatttatatttatatcattatatttttttatactatAAGACCATTGTTCTATTGTAGTTATTTGAGTTAGCAATTGAACTTGTCTTAATCTTTGTATCAATGCACTTacccatattttatttcttttttcatttcctAAAACCCAACATGATGATACTataatttcaaaaatatCTCTTATTTTAGATATTTTtacatcattttcatttaaatatttattaattgaTACCATACACCCACTAAATATTTCTATACAcattgaatttaaaaatgctTCGGTTTCTTCTCGAACCCATATGGCCTTTTCCTTTCCTTCAATGTTTACatcctaaaaaaaaaaaaaaataaaaaaaaaataaaaaaaaaataaaaaaaataaataaataaaaaataaaaaataaaaaaataaataaaaaaaaataaaaaaattgtcatAAAAGTGGTCATAAAAATGGTCATAAAAATGTCAAAAATTAGCACAGATGTTTATCGATTCTGTTTACATCGGCTAAAAGGGAAAAATAATCATTAGCGAATATACGAATAATATGTAATCCTGTTAAGTgtgaatttttaatatatagatTATGGTGACTAAAACATTCAGCTATTCTAGGCaatatataatcaaattGATAACCAAAATATTCTTGCAAATCTTgtaataattcattttcttcttctatATCTGAAACCTTTAATTTTTgagaataataaatatgttctATTAAAATTGGCATccatgaaaaaatatttgctCCACTAAATTTAACTGAATATGCTATACATGCTTTAACATATTTGattatagaatttttattattaaaaaataaaggtgtatataaatatgaatatccaaataaatataaactatttttatatattatacgattttttcttttttgaacatataaataatgataaacaACATCTTTAATTGGTGTAAGACTTTTATATAAATCTTGAGCAATTTCTTTAtctttttcataattatatttattaaaaaaatgtaactCACTATATAATTCTAAAATTCTACTTCCTAATAcaattaatttttcataatatccTACCCCCCCATTTGTTATATCTGTAAAACAAGTATTTAAAGATTCTgtatctatttttttacaatttttaaaaccaaaccaattatataaatctgtataaatattacaaaatatattagggCAAGCACATATTGGTGTATTATTACAATAATTATCGTTTTCTTGgaaatgtttttttctttcatttattaaattttccataacctttttaatttcatctttatattctttatcattttctttttcgttATATTCACATCCATTTACGTGtcttatattcattttcttctacTGACAATTCTAATATGCAtaagtaataaatataataatcaaattgttattatttagttgtatatatatatttcaaccTATTgttttaaacaaataaaaaacaataaatataaatcatAGGATATATGACGGAAAAACCCATGCACttataaatattgttataCAAATTGTAGGaataaaatacaatataCGTAAcgtataaattattaattatatatattcaaatgcatatatgtatgcatgcaCTTACACATTgacaaatataaaactaaacTGTATAAAATTAACACTTGTAAAAGGCAAATGCCTCAAGTGCGCAAAGAAAAGCACAAGCTAGAAATGGCGGAAAATGACGAAAATGACGAAAATGACGAAAATGacgaaaaataataactaaAAATAATAGCTAAACATAACGAAAAATaactaaaaataataacgaaaaataacgaaaaataacaaaataataaccaATTATGTTGACGATTTCggaattaattaatttttatagaCGGGGGTTTTgtgtattttattaaaaataccaccaaataaataaaaaaaaataataaagcggtataatatataccaaacaaaatataaaatccgtaattattttttgcatatattaaatttttctaaatgtataattttaaaacatttgttattatttgtattccGTTTAAACATACAATATTTTCAATGTAGTATTTTTCACTAACTTTACatgatactatatataaaaaaaattaaggaaTGTGTATATTCATAACATTgctattaatttaaataaataaatatatatatataacatgtATGCAGATATATTGTGATGGtcatttaattatttttttgtaactatgcaatatatttgactaatactaaaaaatattatgttatatgcataaaaaaaatttccgCATTTTAATACTAATTTAGAATAGTGCATAAATAGCACAGTTATATTATACAATTGTGGATTAAAGTGGGCATATATATGCAGTTTGCGCTTTCTATTTGTGTATAAAATGttgctatatttttttgtatgtctataaatataaacataaatatgtatccttttttttataccttaaaatatttatatgtataatatttatgatataaattatgCTTAAAGAATGTGTCTTTCtatttttaatgaaaattactaaaaaagaaaaaactaaacaaataaacataaaaaaaaaaaaaaaaaaaatgaccaCAAAAAGGCAACGATACTATTAGTTGATAACAATGAAATATACGCtataaatttgataaatttgataaatttgataaatttGGTAAATTTGGtaaatttgataaaatgtaaaacaagttaatgcatatatttcAATGTGCACACACAAATTAGtataacatatatactataagaaaaagtaaaataacaaataacaaaatcaaaaaaattcccatataatatatatcaaaatatttaaaataaaaatatttatcagtaaaataaaattcataaCTATTATACACATCATCATTGTTGTAATAGCTTCGATCGTTGTATAAACTTtccatatttaaatatatttgactTTTTATATGACCACATATGCCTAAATAACCAAAACAGGTATGTTCGGAATGAATATGATCATGATTATTGTTAGgataatcatttttatcatttttattaagttTGTTATAAAACAATTTTGGAAACAACATGGTTGAATCGTAAAAGATAACATTTTGATCATGCAAAAATGATGATacatttaattttgaattatttattgAGGGATGTGACATTAAATTTTTggtttttaaataatttaatatattttgtatcgaaaaaaatttcaaatttttatatatttcttttgattccattttatgtatattttccatataatcaaaaaaattataagtaAATCTATCTACTGTTGAAACACTTAAATATTTACTTGAAAAAAAACTATAGCTGTTTTCATGTCTATtagatgatgataataaaaaaacattttttattttatttttatttataaatctTAATATATCATCATAAAAACTATAACCTTGACATGTATCaattattacaaaaatatttttatatattttttttataagtaattcttgaatatataaattaaattcaGAAGAACTTATAATACTAAATTcttgaatttttaaaaaatttattccaCCATGTCctgtaatataaataaataaatttttttttttatattcgtTTGTAtataatctattattatatggtGTAAAACTGTTATTTCTATGTcttataactttttttaattgttcatcatttatattatcatttttataatcgatatttaatttattatataaattttctttcatatttttattaatatattcatttggaagtttttcataatttttgaaaattgtACCTTCTATAATATTTCTACAATTACAAGCTTGATCAAATGGTATCataagtaaaatatttttatccataatatctccatttttttttaaatatttatatgcaattaataAATTAGCTGTATGTCtgtaattaaaataatgtcTTGATGTACTTAATGCTATAACATTactattcatataattatatttttctatttcttttaaaaatatttcatttattttattattattattattattgttattttttatttcttcatatttacttttcatattttttatgtctaTACCAGAAAAATAAACAGATCCAATTGCACATTTTATTGCtaccaataaatatataactattccAATTCTTATCTCcattttagaaaatataataatatattaacttTTTCTCGCCttcttgttttttttctcatattATTGTATATGCAACTCCTTTTTTACCACCCTTTTTACCACCTTTTTACCACCCTTTTTACCACCTTTTTACCACCCTTTTTACCACCTTTTTACCACCCTTTTTACCACCTTTTTACCACCCTTTTTACCACCTTTTTACCACCCTTTTTATCGTCTTTTTTGACCACCCTTTTTATATATGCCTCTTTAATGTGCGCTCGCGCCCTTTTGGGAAAATCGGCCTTaaacttatttattttaatacttgcaataaaaaaatattaaaaaatattaaaaaaattagataaACGCATGAACCATAAATTAGATATATC
Above is a window of Plasmodium yoelii strain 17X genome assembly, chromosome: 9 DNA encoding:
- a CDS encoding spermidine synthase, putative; amino-acid sequence: MDKLMTNNKAALSIVLVGGLCSLALYHMKKKFNFAHFLFSKKWFSEFSPMWPGQAFSLEIKKIIYQGKSKFQDVIVFDSTTYGRVLILDGVIQLTEKDECAYHEMMAHIPMNVSKEAKNVLVVGGGDGGIIRELCKYKHIENIDICEIDEMVIEVSKKYFKNISCGYDDKRVNIFIEDASKFLENVTNTYDVIIVDSSDPIGPAESLFNQNFYEKLYNALKPNGYCVSQCESMWIHVGTIKSMIGYAKKLFKKVEYANISIPTYPCGCIGLLCCSKTDTDMSKPNKKLESKEFANLKYYSYENHSAAFKLPTFVLKEIENA
- a CDS encoding fam-d protein, with product MMNIILSFFILVISINVKGATFQDEDNNIPKPIAYISLAQPTAVFPHDKKKHTKYLDLINSVLSEETKHKIYGFAGGNYHWVITNFGISIDNSSLRLKLYFSDKKTEALKIGTHFLLSYLMDNIKYLVSRYMHKYDFEKNYGGDLKKLAEDLKALIYDEFDHKFKHNLIKFEKEPEDEKINKKGKNIFKTLVHNSDIIIQGYFIKVREDGNYTDLTKCLNVYFNINISKGNADSNYDLKFLKSEIIELVSNPLRT